TCGTCGTCCACCGCTCCCCACCCGAGCGGCTGGGTGCCCTCCCACCAGGGCCCGCCGATCGCCCAACACCCCATGCCCAGCGCGCTGACCTCGATGCCGCTACGCCCCAGAACGCGCGTCGTGACTCCCACCGGAGAATGGTGCCACCTGAAACCCGCCCGTCAACAGCAGGTCGCCCAACCGGCACCCCGAATCCCCCTACCGGTGATCAAGAGGTTCGCGTCACCGGTGGCGCGATGGCTGACGCGAACCTCTTGATCAACCAGGTTGACCGGCGGGCTGGCATGATCGTCGTCATGCGACTCCTCGGGGTGGACATCGGCGGTGTCATCATCCAGCCGGCCGACGACGACGAGGACACCTCGTTCTTCGGGCGGAACTACCTGCGTACGCCCGCCATGCCCGGGGTGTTCGAGGCGCTGGCCACGCTCTCCGACGGGTCGTTCGACGAGGTGCACCTGGTCAGCAAGTGCGGCGAGTCCACCGAGCAGCGGACCCGGGAGTGGCTGGCCCACCACGACTTCCACACCCGCACCGGGGTCCCGACCGCACGGCTGCACTTCTGCCGCACCCGACCGGCGAAGGCGCCGATCGCCCGCGAGCTCGGGCTGACGCACTTCGTGGACGACCGGTTGGAGGTGCTGGGCTACCTCGACTCGGTGCCGCACCGCTACCTGTTCCGCCCCCGCCCCACAGAGGTGGACGCGCACGCCGCGCACCTGCCCGGCGTACACCGGGTGGAGAGCTGGCCGGAGCTGGTCACCGCACTGCGCGGCGGCTGACGGCCCGGCGCGGGCGTCGCGGCCCACGCGGTGGAACCGGCGGCGGTCACCGAGGCCCGGCGGCGGCCGGCGGGGTCAGGACGGCCAGGCGGCCGTGAAGAGGTCGCGGGTGTCGGCGAGCAGCTGCGGCAGGACCTTCGTGCGCCCGATCACCGGCATGAAGTTGGCATCGCCACCCCAGCGCGGCACCACGTGCTGGTGCAGGTGCGCGGCGATGCCGGCGCCCGCCACGCCGCCCTGGTTCATCCCCAGGTTGAAGCCGTGGGCGTTGCTCACCTTGCGGACCACGCGCATCGCGGTCTGGGTGAACGCGGCCAGCTCCGCGGTCTCCGGCCCGTCCAGGTCGGTGTAGTCGGCGACGTGCCGGTAGGGGCAGACCAGCAGGTGTCCCGGGTTGTACGGGTAGAGGTTCAGCACCGCGAAGACGACCCGCCCACGCGCCACGACCAGGCTCTCCTCCGGCGGCGCCTGGGGGGCACGGCAGAACGGGCACCCGGTCGGCTTCTCGTAGCCCTCGGCCGGGCGGTCCTCGCCCGAGATGTAGGTCATCCGGTGGGGCGTCCAGAGCCGTTCGAGGCCGTCCGCCATCCCGCCGCTGTCCGTGTGCCGCTCCGCCCCTGTCACAGGGGCGATCCTACGGCGGCCGCCGGACCGGTGCCGCGAGCCGTCCACGGCCCGCCCCACGCCCGGCGGCTGATCGTGCTCGAACACGGAGGTAGTGGCCTCCCGGGCGCCGGGAGGCCACTACCTCACCGATCGAGCGCGATCACACCGCGGGCGCGGCGATCAGGCGGCGGTCACGCCTCGGCGGTCGGGCCGACGTTGCTGCGGGAGGTGACCACGTCCAGGACGTGGGCGACCGCCTCGGCGACCGGCACGCCGTTGCGCTGCGAGCCGTCCCGGTAGCGGAAGGACACCGTGCCAGCGGCCACGTCGTCGTCACCGGCGATGACCATGAACGGGATCTTCTGCTGCTGCGCCGTACGGATCTTCTTCTGCATCCGGTCGTCGCCCGCGTCGACCTGCGCCCGGATGCCCTCGGCGCGCAGCGCGGCGACGAAGCCGTGCAGGTAGTCGGTGTGGTCCTCACGGATCGGGATGCCGACCACCTGGACCGGGGCGAGCCAGGCCGGGAACGCGCCCGCGTAGTGCTCGGTGAGCACCCCGAAGAACCGCTCGATCGAGCCGAACAGCGCCCGGTGGATCATGACCGGCCGCTGCCGGGTGCCGTCGGCGGCCT
This genomic stretch from Micromonospora krabiensis harbors:
- a CDS encoding HIT family protein, which gives rise to MADGLERLWTPHRMTYISGEDRPAEGYEKPTGCPFCRAPQAPPEESLVVARGRVVFAVLNLYPYNPGHLLVCPYRHVADYTDLDGPETAELAAFTQTAMRVVRKVSNAHGFNLGMNQGGVAGAGIAAHLHQHVVPRWGGDANFMPVIGRTKVLPQLLADTRDLFTAAWPS